The Chryseobacterium indicum genome includes a window with the following:
- a CDS encoding ATP-dependent nuclease — MFISKIRIKNFRLLKDTVLLLNEDEKQELSLLIGRNNSGKTSFIMLFDKFYRNENYKFNFYDFSTSLREKIFNLDESTVIEELSIQMILEIKYDINDSLETISDFILDLDPTSNIVKILFECSIDKEKLIKDSSKSKTNREKFIEKNLPDYLISKYVYVFENESDLEVANRGNLVKKDISSIRKLINFQVIHAKRNVSSSETNGSGKKALSEMTTQYFNKEHKESSDEFFDINNAISTMDLTLDDKYKTHFEPFLKNAKKFLNIEDLRVISDLESKQLFTNHSKIVYGDGTNNLPEYLNGLGYVNILYLLLQIEVKKKYFEDEKKDINLLFIEEPEAHTHPQMQYVFSQKIQEIIKEINSKVNLQTFISTHSSHIVSQCNFSDLRYFKLKDGNINIKNFYADLEIKYKGKEHYFKFLKQYLTLYSSELFFAEKIIFIEGTTEKMLLPYFISQYDELITPPQNKISSQNISIIEVGANSKAFKHFLEFLEIKTLIITDIDTTKLIRSKKKTKKIKSNYKACAVSEGETTSNYSIKEFLNIPKISSPEFENWFKKLKSNELQDNKHYIKIAYQIEELGYHARSFEDSFIKLNLKEIVKYKNRGIHGIQHKSSLTEKITDVYSLTKKILKPDGKSDFASSLLYLALIDKVEWETPLYIKEGLKWIAE, encoded by the coding sequence ATGTTTATAAGTAAAATTAGAATCAAAAATTTTCGTTTGTTAAAAGATACTGTTCTTTTATTAAATGAGGATGAAAAACAGGAACTTTCACTCTTAATTGGTAGAAATAATTCCGGAAAAACATCCTTTATAATGCTTTTCGACAAATTTTACAGAAATGAAAACTATAAATTTAATTTTTATGATTTTTCTACTTCGCTAAGAGAGAAAATTTTTAATCTAGATGAAAGTACAGTCATTGAGGAATTATCAATACAAATGATTCTTGAAATTAAATATGACATAAATGATTCTTTAGAAACAATTTCCGATTTTATTTTGGACTTAGATCCCACTTCAAATATTGTTAAAATTCTTTTCGAGTGTTCAATTGATAAAGAAAAACTAATTAAAGATTCGTCAAAATCTAAAACAAATCGAGAGAAATTTATTGAAAAGAATTTACCAGATTATTTAATCAGTAAATATGTATATGTTTTTGAAAATGAATCAGATTTAGAAGTTGCTAACAGAGGTAATTTAGTTAAAAAAGACATTTCCTCAATTAGAAAATTAATTAATTTTCAAGTTATTCATGCAAAAAGAAATGTTTCAAGTTCAGAAACAAATGGAAGTGGTAAAAAAGCTTTGTCAGAAATGACTACGCAATATTTTAATAAAGAACATAAAGAATCTTCGGACGAGTTCTTTGACATTAATAATGCTATATCCACAATGGACTTGACTTTAGATGATAAATATAAGACACACTTTGAACCTTTTTTAAAAAATGCTAAGAAATTTCTTAATATAGAAGATTTAAGAGTAATTTCTGATTTAGAGTCTAAACAGTTATTTACTAATCATTCTAAAATTGTTTATGGAGATGGGACTAATAATCTTCCTGAGTATTTAAATGGTTTAGGCTATGTAAACATTCTTTATTTATTACTTCAAATAGAGGTAAAGAAAAAATACTTTGAAGATGAAAAAAAAGATATTAACCTTTTATTTATTGAAGAGCCAGAAGCTCATACCCACCCTCAAATGCAATATGTTTTTAGTCAAAAAATTCAAGAAATAATTAAAGAAATCAATAGTAAAGTTAACTTACAGACTTTCATTTCTACTCATTCTTCGCACATCGTATCACAATGCAACTTTTCGGATTTGCGCTATTTTAAACTTAAAGATGGAAATATTAACATTAAAAATTTTTATGCTGATTTAGAAATAAAATATAAAGGAAAAGAACACTACTTTAAATTTTTAAAACAATACTTGACTCTATACTCTTCTGAATTATTCTTTGCTGAAAAAATTATATTTATTGAAGGAACTACAGAAAAAATGTTGTTACCATATTTTATAAGTCAATATGACGAATTAATTACACCTCCACAAAATAAGATATCATCACAGAATATTTCTATAATAGAAGTAGGAGCAAATTCAAAAGCATTTAAGCATTTTTTAGAGTTTTTAGAAATAAAAACTTTGATTATAACCGATATTGATACAACAAAGCTGATTCGATCTAAAAAGAAAACAAAAAAAATAAAATCAAATTATAAAGCTTGTGCAGTATCTGAAGGAGAAACTACAAGTAATTATTCTATTAAAGAATTTTTGAATATACCCAAAATTAGTTCTCCTGAATTCGAAAATTGGTTTAAAAAACTAAAATCCAATGAATTACAAGATAATAAACATTATATTAAAATTGCTTATCAAATTGAAGAATTAGGTTATCATGCTAGAAGTTTTGAGGATTCATTTATTAAATTGAATTTAAAAGAAATCGTAAAATACAAAAATAGAGGTATACACGGAATTCAACATAAATCATCGCTAACTGAAAAAATAACAGATGTTTATTCTTTAACAAAAAAAATTTTAAAACCAGATGGAAAATCTGATTTTGCTTCATCATTACTATATTTAGCCTTAATAGATAAAGTTGAATGGGAAACACCATTATACATAAAAGAAGGATTGAAATGGATAGCAGAATAA
- a CDS encoding tRNA(His) guanylyltransferase Thg1 family protein: MKFEEIEAVMRKNESLSEQYILPENFIIVRLDGRGFTRLTKEKLSLEKPFDSKFSQAMIDTTKHLFTIGFRVLYGYTQSDEISLLIHKDDQTFSRKIRKINSVLAGEASAFFSLRFQKICVFDCRTISIPNREMIADYFCWRQEDSHRNSLSAYCYWTLRNNGFNAGQTTERIERMSQSDKNELLFQYGINYNDLPSWQKRGVGIFNWEVNKQGYNPVTQETVDCVRNELFVEKELMIREEYRGFLKGFF, from the coding sequence ATGAAATTTGAAGAAATTGAAGCGGTCATGCGAAAAAACGAAAGCCTTTCGGAACAGTATATCCTTCCGGAAAACTTTATTATCGTACGGCTCGACGGAAGAGGATTTACCAGACTTACCAAAGAAAAACTGTCGCTGGAAAAACCTTTTGATTCGAAATTCAGTCAGGCAATGATCGATACGACAAAGCATCTTTTTACCATCGGGTTTAGAGTGTTGTACGGTTACACGCAGAGTGATGAAATTTCTTTGCTGATCCATAAAGACGACCAGACTTTCAGCCGAAAAATAAGGAAGATCAATTCTGTTCTGGCGGGAGAAGCGAGTGCTTTTTTCAGCCTGCGGTTTCAGAAAATCTGTGTTTTCGACTGCAGAACGATTTCCATTCCGAATCGTGAAATGATCGCGGATTATTTTTGCTGGAGACAGGAAGATTCCCACAGAAATTCCCTTTCAGCCTACTGTTACTGGACGTTGAGAAACAACGGATTCAACGCCGGACAAACTACCGAAAGAATTGAAAGAATGTCACAATCCGATAAAAATGAACTGCTTTTCCAATACGGAATCAATTACAACGATCTTCCGTCCTGGCAAAAACGCGGTGTCGGAATTTTTAACTGGGAAGTGAACAAACAAGGCTACAATCCTGTAACACAGGAAACGGTGGATTGTGTAAGAAATGAATTGTTTGTGGAAAAGGAATTGATGATACGAGAGGAATATCGTGGGTTTTTGAAGGGATTTTTTTGA
- a CDS encoding ATP-binding protein, whose protein sequence is MQIIIFIGIPASGKSSFYKELFFNSHIRISMDLLNTRNKEGKLLQYCFETHSKIVIDNTNVTRESRRKYIELARQNKYEIIAYYFESSVKDCLERNKNRKDSISEIGIKAKYKDLEKPSIEEGFDKIFHVKIRENKFEISNYEI, encoded by the coding sequence ATGCAGATCATCATATTCATCGGGATTCCCGCAAGCGGAAAAAGTTCCTTCTACAAGGAGCTTTTTTTCAATTCGCACATCAGGATCAGCATGGATTTGCTGAATACCCGAAACAAAGAAGGAAAACTGCTTCAGTACTGTTTTGAAACACATTCCAAAATAGTGATTGATAACACGAATGTGACCAGAGAAAGCAGAAGAAAATACATTGAGCTTGCCCGACAGAACAAATATGAAATTATTGCATATTATTTCGAAAGCAGCGTTAAGGACTGTCTTGAAAGAAACAAAAACAGAAAAGACTCCATCAGCGAGATCGGAATAAAAGCAAAATACAAAGACCTCGAAAAGCCTTCCATTGAAGAAGGTTTTGACAAAATATTCCATGTGAAAATAAGGGAGAACAAATTTGAAATCAGCAATTATGAAATTTGA
- a CDS encoding ATP-grasp domain-containing protein: MKNLIALSPMYTEDSNNLKKASLNSPYELSRFNAKWNVPEEFRADVIAVYGEDIYAEIVAEQCSLTLTKPDDDWLSKVSEEFTKRKISYGTLKDFVHEENIFIKCSDFKSFKAGVFDKVTNIKGFDTLDLESRVFTSEVVEWELEVRCFVLNNQIITHSSYWRNDVFDTNPLSENEQKELFDFFKNFIQQYGETLPKAIVLDFGIIKGKGWALIEANPAWCSGLYSCDAEKALEVVVKSCIKN, translated from the coding sequence ATGAAAAACCTCATCGCGCTCTCCCCTATGTACACGGAAGACAGCAACAATCTGAAAAAAGCATCCCTCAATTCACCCTACGAGTTGAGTCGGTTCAATGCAAAATGGAATGTTCCCGAAGAATTTCGTGCAGACGTGATTGCGGTGTATGGCGAAGATATTTATGCTGAAATTGTGGCGGAACAGTGCAGTCTTACATTGACAAAACCTGATGACGACTGGCTTTCAAAAGTTTCGGAGGAATTTACGAAAAGGAAAATCTCTTACGGAACGCTGAAAGATTTCGTGCATGAAGAAAATATTTTCATCAAATGTTCGGATTTTAAAAGTTTTAAAGCCGGAGTTTTTGATAAAGTCACCAATATCAAAGGTTTTGACACACTGGATCTGGAAAGCAGGGTTTTCACTTCCGAAGTCGTAGAATGGGAACTGGAAGTAAGATGTTTTGTTTTAAATAATCAAATAATAACGCATTCTTCTTATTGGAGAAATGACGTTTTTGACACCAATCCGCTTTCTGAAAACGAACAGAAAGAACTTTTTGATTTTTTCAAAAATTTCATTCAGCAATACGGCGAAACGCTTCCCAAAGCCATTGTTCTGGATTTCGGGATCATCAAAGGAAAAGGCTGGGCTTTGATTGAAGCCAATCCGGCTTGGTGTTCCGGTTTGTATAGTTGTGATGCGGAAAAAGCTTTGGAGGTTGTTGTAAAAAGCTGTATAAAAAATTAA
- a CDS encoding nucleotidyltransferase domain-containing protein, which yields MTPKIIEKLKEVEEKRGVEILLAVESGSRAWGFASPDSDYDIRFIYRHEKDWYLSPWDKDETIEFMTEDDLDGSGWDLRKTFHLLLKSNAALLSWFYSPVVYVKNEKFYDLFKPLADQCFSPIAVFYHYSSMSKKYLEACRLDEVKLKSYFYCLRTTLTGKWIIEKGTVPPVLFSELLVLVDDFTRTKIENLIALKATKGESYHHPNDWELFGFLEKTILDNEERAKSLKGGNSDKNEMEKVFREILIH from the coding sequence ATGACACCAAAAATAATAGAAAAACTAAAAGAAGTTGAAGAAAAACGCGGGGTAGAAATACTGCTTGCCGTAGAATCGGGAAGTCGAGCATGGGGATTTGCTTCTCCGGACAGCGATTACGATATACGCTTCATATACCGACACGAAAAAGACTGGTATCTTTCGCCGTGGGATAAAGACGAAACGATAGAATTTATGACCGAAGACGATCTGGACGGTTCCGGATGGGATCTCAGAAAAACTTTTCATTTATTGTTGAAGTCGAATGCGGCTTTGCTGAGCTGGTTCTACTCTCCTGTCGTTTATGTGAAAAATGAAAAATTTTACGATCTGTTTAAACCTTTGGCAGACCAATGCTTTTCTCCGATAGCGGTATTTTATCACTATTCAAGCATGAGCAAAAAATATCTCGAGGCATGCAGACTTGATGAGGTGAAACTGAAATCTTACTTTTACTGCTTACGAACTACCTTAACAGGAAAATGGATCATAGAAAAAGGGACAGTTCCGCCTGTTTTGTTCAGTGAATTACTGGTTTTGGTCGATGATTTTACAAGAACGAAAATAGAAAATTTAATCGCTTTAAAAGCCACCAAAGGAGAATCTTACCATCATCCGAATGACTGGGAACTCTTTGGATTTTTAGAAAAAACCATACTGGATAATGAAGAAAGAGCTAAAAGTCTGAAAGGAGGAAATTCGGATAAAAACGAAATGGAGAAGGTTTTTAGAGAAATATTAATACATTAG
- a CDS encoding sporulation protein yields MGFFQSIKNKLGIGGVSVELRVPMQISKDSDAVDGVIVLTTKSEQEIVSSSVKLYEDFETGRGDEKKKKTFELGTVKLTESFVIRPGETKEIAFRLPFSILKSDNDELKEKGGALGAIGKLGAFASNEKSSYFIEAEVDVKSAALDPSAKKEVKII; encoded by the coding sequence ATGGGATTTTTTCAATCAATTAAGAACAAATTAGGAATCGGTGGTGTATCAGTTGAGCTTAGAGTACCAATGCAAATTTCCAAAGACAGTGATGCTGTTGATGGCGTAATTGTACTTACTACTAAAAGTGAACAAGAAATTGTTAGTTCTTCCGTTAAACTTTACGAAGATTTTGAAACAGGACGTGGAGACGAAAAAAAGAAAAAAACATTTGAATTGGGTACAGTAAAACTTACAGAGAGTTTTGTAATTAGACCAGGTGAAACAAAAGAAATTGCGTTTAGATTACCGTTTTCTATTTTGAAATCTGATAATGATGAACTAAAAGAAAAAGGTGGAGCATTAGGAGCAATAGGAAAATTAGGTGCTTTTGCCAGCAATGAAAAATCAAGTTACTTTATTGAAGCTGAAGTAGATGTGAAAAGCGCTGCTTTAGATCCATCTGCTAAAAAAGAAGTAAAAATTATATAA
- a CDS encoding RtcB family protein, which yields MEFNGNHLIELGYRPAKWFKEAIEFINENNLDETQIKEYLEQFKQPELIPLHETAKDFVINIRAEHESENDNVEKVINTMKVLMKTPTLENGAIMPDACPTGPAGHIPVGGVVVAKNAIHPGFHSADICCSVMLTDFGKADPKEVLDAAHSITHFGYGGRPRGEQMPMSQELMDAFRANDFLNDEKLISIARSHMGTQGDGNHFLFVGISKNTGNTMLVTHHGSRAPGAALYDKGMKVANKFRMEISPETLRENAWIPYETEEGKQYWEALQLIRKWTKENHISIHDAALNKLGIEKEDRYWNEHNFVFRDGDLFYHAKGATPLDDKFMPDITGPRLIPLNMAEPVLIVKGTTNERNLGFAPHGAGRNFSRSQHKKSLAHKTIEEVFEEETKGLDIRFFTNEIDISELPTAYKSAKNVRAQIEEYGLCEVLDEVMPYGCIMAGDVQKNAPWKKKKKFRK from the coding sequence ATGGAATTTAACGGAAATCATTTAATCGAATTAGGATACAGACCAGCGAAATGGTTTAAAGAAGCGATTGAATTCATCAACGAAAATAATTTAGACGAAACTCAGATAAAAGAATATCTGGAACAGTTTAAACAGCCCGAACTGATTCCGCTTCATGAAACGGCAAAAGATTTTGTGATCAACATCAGAGCAGAACACGAAAGTGAAAATGATAACGTGGAAAAAGTAATCAACACGATGAAAGTCCTGATGAAAACGCCGACTCTGGAAAACGGAGCCATTATGCCGGATGCCTGTCCTACAGGTCCTGCAGGTCATATTCCTGTTGGCGGTGTGGTTGTAGCAAAAAATGCGATTCATCCGGGATTCCATAGCGCAGATATCTGCTGTTCTGTTATGCTGACGGATTTTGGAAAGGCAGATCCTAAAGAAGTGTTGGATGCAGCTCATTCCATCACACATTTCGGATACGGTGGAAGACCGAGAGGAGAACAGATGCCGATGTCTCAGGAATTAATGGATGCTTTTAGAGCGAATGATTTTCTGAATGACGAAAAATTAATAAGCATTGCGCGTTCTCATATGGGAACGCAGGGCGACGGAAACCATTTCCTGTTTGTCGGAATTTCCAAAAATACCGGAAACACCATGCTGGTTACACACCACGGTTCAAGAGCTCCGGGAGCAGCTTTATATGATAAAGGAATGAAGGTTGCGAATAAGTTCAGAATGGAAATTTCTCCTGAAACCTTAAGAGAAAACGCATGGATTCCTTATGAAACGGAGGAAGGAAAACAATATTGGGAAGCCTTGCAGTTAATCAGAAAATGGACGAAAGAAAACCATATTTCCATTCATGATGCTGCTTTGAATAAATTGGGAATCGAGAAAGAAGACCGATACTGGAATGAGCATAATTTTGTTTTCAGAGATGGAGATTTATTCTACCATGCGAAAGGTGCAACGCCTTTGGATGATAAATTTATGCCGGATATTACAGGTCCGAGATTGATTCCTCTGAATATGGCAGAACCGGTTTTAATTGTAAAAGGAACTACCAACGAAAGAAATCTGGGTTTTGCGCCTCACGGAGCGGGAAGAAATTTCAGCAGAAGTCAGCATAAAAAATCTTTGGCACATAAAACCATTGAAGAAGTTTTTGAAGAAGAAACCAAAGGATTAGATATCCGTTTCTTCACCAACGAAATTGATATTTCTGAGCTTCCAACCGCTTATAAAAGTGCCAAAAACGTAAGAGCGCAGATTGAAGAATACGGATTGTGTGAAGTCTTGGATGAAGTGATGCCTTACGGATGTATTATGGCGGGTGATGTTCAGAAAAATGCGCCTTGGAAGAAAAAGAAGAAGTTTAGAAAATAG
- a CDS encoding HopJ type III effector protein: MLFEQLENAPQEIQFNDVIAFIDEHYDFTPTKFTNGNTVNEANQNNGSCKIFSFAKLNDLSKEETLNLFGEFYREDVLKNPEGTDHQNIRNFMTFGWDGIAFDGKALVRK; encoded by the coding sequence ATGTTATTCGAACAATTAGAAAACGCACCACAGGAAATTCAGTTTAATGATGTAATTGCTTTTATTGATGAACATTACGATTTCACTCCAACAAAATTTACGAACGGAAATACGGTAAATGAAGCCAATCAGAATAACGGCTCCTGTAAGATTTTTAGTTTTGCGAAATTAAATGATCTGTCGAAAGAAGAAACGCTGAATCTTTTCGGAGAATTTTACAGGGAAGATGTTCTTAAAAATCCTGAAGGAACAGATCATCAGAATATCAGAAACTTTATGACGTTTGGCTGGGACGGGATTGCTTTTGATGGAAAAGCTTTGGTAAGAAAATAG
- a CDS encoding helix-turn-helix transcriptional regulator, with protein MSSNKNALIRYKTLDKCLKNKYRKYTLEDLIDECSEALFEFEGKESFVSKRTVQLDLQNMRSEKFGYEAPIEVYERKYYRYSDPDYSIHNISVNESDLKAMNNAVQILKQFKDFSMFKEMNGVIQKLEDSIHSTNQKSIIHLDKNEQLKGLEYIDVLYDAILHKKVLNITYKSFKARESDSYIVHPQLLKEFNNRWFLICSNKQYVYNLALDRMEDIQTDENIEYIDMNLDGDEYFKDIVGVSVSPTMAPRNVVFFVDSSNAPYVKTKPFHASQEIVSESNEGTIFKICVQLNFELERLLLGFGECLVVHKPRKLRLRLEEKFKAAAKNYENLAVPDED; from the coding sequence ATGTCATCCAACAAAAACGCTCTCATCCGGTACAAAACACTGGATAAATGTCTGAAAAATAAATACCGGAAATATACTCTCGAAGATCTTATTGACGAATGTTCGGAAGCTTTGTTTGAATTTGAAGGGAAAGAATCTTTTGTAAGCAAAAGAACGGTACAGCTGGATCTGCAGAATATGCGGAGTGAAAAATTCGGATATGAAGCACCGATTGAAGTATACGAAAGAAAATATTACCGGTACAGCGATCCCGATTACAGCATTCATAATATTTCGGTCAACGAAAGTGATCTGAAAGCCATGAATAATGCGGTGCAGATTTTAAAACAGTTTAAGGATTTTTCGATGTTCAAGGAAATGAACGGGGTGATCCAAAAACTGGAAGATTCCATCCATTCCACGAACCAGAAATCTATTATTCATTTAGATAAAAATGAGCAATTGAAAGGATTGGAATATATTGATGTTCTGTATGATGCGATTTTGCACAAAAAAGTACTGAACATCACGTATAAAAGTTTTAAGGCAAGAGAATCAGATTCTTATATTGTTCATCCGCAGCTGCTGAAGGAATTTAACAACCGCTGGTTTTTGATCTGTTCCAATAAGCAATATGTCTATAATCTCGCTCTGGACAGAATGGAAGATATTCAGACGGATGAAAATATTGAGTATATTGACATGAATCTTGACGGCGACGAATATTTCAAAGATATTGTGGGAGTAAGTGTTTCTCCGACGATGGCTCCGCGAAATGTGGTTTTCTTTGTAGATTCTTCCAACGCTCCTTATGTAAAGACCAAGCCTTTTCATGCCAGTCAGGAAATTGTAAGCGAAAGTAATGAAGGTACGATTTTTAAAATCTGTGTACAGCTGAATTTTGAGCTGGAAAGACTTCTTTTGGGATTTGGAGAATGTCTCGTTGTGCATAAACCGAGAAAACTCAGACTGAGACTGGAAGAAAAATTCAAAGCGGCAGCTAAAAATTATGAAAACCTTGCTGTTCCGGATGAAGACTGA
- a CDS encoding DUF1501 domain-containing protein — translation MLIKRREFLKISSLATASFLMPNFLKAMTFDDALEPNQKILVVLQFTGGNDGLNTIIPTKNDIYFRERNKIAIQNSMQLTDEAGINPALSYFKELYDQGELSVMNNVGYPNPDKSHFRSMDIWHSASRSDEYLDTGWLGRFLDEECYKCDHPTQALEVDDMLSLALKGEKNKAFAFKDPKRLYQTSQEKYFKSLYDHHHDDETVSYLYQTLGSTINNAGYIFEKSKAKNTEQSYPNSQLGKDFKTVSSLIKSDINTRVYYLSIGSFDTHVNQNERQQKLFTDINDAVKAFVADMKSNGLFNDILLMTFSEFGRRVAQNASNGTDHGTANQMFFISGGLKKKGILNALPDLQNLNEGDLIYTEDFRKIYATILKNWLKADSSKVLGWKNGVYDFV, via the coding sequence ATGCTAATCAAAAGAAGAGAATTCCTAAAAATAAGTTCATTGGCAACCGCATCTTTTCTGATGCCGAATTTCCTGAAAGCCATGACATTCGATGACGCACTGGAACCCAATCAGAAAATATTGGTAGTTCTTCAGTTTACAGGAGGAAATGATGGTCTGAATACGATTATTCCGACAAAAAATGATATTTATTTCAGGGAAAGAAATAAAATTGCCATTCAGAATTCCATGCAGCTTACGGACGAAGCGGGGATTAATCCTGCCCTCTCCTATTTCAAAGAACTGTACGATCAGGGAGAACTTTCTGTGATGAATAATGTCGGTTATCCGAATCCCGATAAATCACACTTCCGAAGCATGGACATCTGGCATTCTGCAAGCAGAAGCGATGAATATCTTGACACAGGCTGGCTGGGAAGATTTCTGGATGAAGAATGTTATAAATGCGATCATCCCACACAAGCATTAGAAGTTGACGATATGCTGAGTTTAGCTTTAAAAGGTGAAAAAAATAAAGCATTTGCCTTTAAAGATCCGAAAAGATTATATCAGACCAGTCAGGAAAAATATTTTAAATCGCTGTATGATCATCATCATGACGATGAAACGGTTTCCTATTTATATCAGACATTAGGTTCTACTATCAACAATGCAGGATACATTTTCGAGAAAAGCAAAGCAAAAAATACAGAACAGAGCTATCCGAATTCTCAGCTTGGAAAAGACTTTAAAACCGTTTCGTCTTTAATTAAATCTGACATTAATACGAGAGTGTATTATCTTTCCATCGGAAGTTTCGATACACACGTAAACCAGAATGAAAGACAGCAAAAACTGTTTACAGATATTAATGATGCGGTAAAAGCGTTTGTTGCGGATATGAAAAGTAACGGACTTTTTAATGATATTTTACTGATGACTTTTTCAGAATTTGGCAGACGTGTTGCCCAGAATGCAAGTAACGGAACCGATCATGGAACGGCAAACCAGATGTTTTTCATCAGTGGAGGTTTAAAGAAAAAAGGAATTCTGAATGCACTTCCCGATTTACAGAATCTGAATGAAGGCGATTTAATCTACACCGAAGATTTCCGGAAAATTTATGCCACCATCCTAAAGAACTGGCTGAAAGCGGACTCTTCTAAAGTTCTGGGATGGAAAAACGGGGTTTATGATTTTGTATAA
- a CDS encoding DUF1800 domain-containing protein: MISPSLLNNKHLLWRAGFGPGINQLEDLHKKDIKSLINDLFKEETFLYINYDTPDIAETGDYMMNDQTPAEKKKEMQRISRQQNEELNLNFLDKMVNSKEQMREKMAFFWHGHFASRVVNPKFNRQILNVIRKNALGNFKDLLFEVSQAPAMLNFLNNQQNKKDHPNENFAREVMELFTMGRGNYTEKDIREGARAFTGWGSDKEGNFKERKNLHDEGSKTFLGKTGNFTGTDVLNIILEQKATAKFITTKIYKFFVNENVDENIVKSLSESFYQSGYDIKKLMMDIFSGSWFYDKKNIGSRIKSPIELMAGMMRSLPMTIQNPENLIVYQKLLGQMLLYPPNVSGWPNGKSWIDSSTLMLRLQIPQIWSGLRPLDYRPKEDDDLDMGLKNNTNSLTKSFKNPNITIDWSRVEKIFNGKNVEDYLIQSSKSLDMNSVKNFSDNSVKMNVINLMSTPEYQLM, from the coding sequence ATGATTTCTCCATCGTTACTCAACAATAAACACCTTCTCTGGCGGGCAGGATTCGGACCGGGAATCAATCAGCTGGAAGATCTTCATAAAAAAGACATTAAAAGCCTGATTAATGATTTATTTAAAGAAGAAACATTTCTTTATATAAATTATGATACGCCCGATATTGCAGAAACCGGAGATTACATGATGAATGATCAGACTCCGGCTGAAAAGAAAAAAGAAATGCAGAGAATCAGCCGACAGCAGAACGAAGAGCTCAATCTGAATTTTCTTGATAAAATGGTGAACAGCAAAGAGCAGATGAGGGAGAAAATGGCATTTTTCTGGCACGGACATTTTGCTTCCAGAGTGGTGAACCCGAAATTTAACCGACAGATTTTAAATGTGATCCGAAAGAATGCACTCGGAAACTTTAAAGATCTATTATTTGAAGTGAGCCAAGCTCCTGCAATGCTGAATTTTCTTAACAATCAACAGAACAAAAAAGATCATCCCAACGAAAATTTTGCCCGTGAAGTGATGGAACTTTTCACGATGGGACGAGGAAATTATACGGAGAAAGACATACGAGAAGGCGCAAGAGCTTTTACAGGATGGGGATCGGATAAAGAAGGAAATTTTAAAGAACGGAAAAATCTTCATGATGAAGGCTCAAAGACATTTCTGGGAAAAACCGGAAATTTTACAGGCACAGATGTTTTAAATATCATTCTTGAACAAAAGGCAACGGCAAAATTCATCACCACAAAAATCTATAAATTCTTCGTGAATGAAAATGTTGATGAAAATATTGTAAAATCCCTGAGCGAAAGTTTCTACCAGTCCGGTTACGACATTAAAAAACTCATGATGGATATTTTTTCTGGTTCTTGGTTTTACGATAAAAAAAATATCGGCAGCAGGATAAAGTCTCCGATTGAACTTATGGCAGGAATGATGCGTTCTCTTCCCATGACCATTCAGAATCCTGAAAACCTCATCGTGTATCAGAAATTACTGGGACAGATGCTTTTGTACCCGCCGAATGTTTCAGGCTGGCCGAACGGAAAATCGTGGATCGACAGCTCGACTTTAATGTTAAGACTTCAGATTCCTCAGATCTGGTCAGGTTTGCGACCGTTAGATTACCGTCCGAAAGAAGATGATGATTTGGATATGGGTTTAAAAAACAACACGAATTCTTTAACGAAAAGCTTTAAAAATCCTAATATTACGATCGATTGGTCTCGTGTGGAAAAGATTTTCAATGGAAAGAATGTAGAAGATTATTTAATTCAGAGTTCAAAATCTCTGGATATGAATTCGGTGAAAAATTTCTCCGACAACAGTGTGAAAATGAATGTCATTAATCTCATGTCCACACCGGAATATCAGTTAATGTAG